ATACCCCACTCAAAAGACTCCTCAAGGGTTGAACTGTAATTACCAAGAACCCCTGGCAGAAGCCTTGATACAGCATCTATTATAACCAAAGCCGGTAATTCTCCTCCAGTAAGGACATAATCTCCAATGGAAATCTCTTCATCAACAACACTTCTTACCCTTTCATCTACAGCCTCATATCTTCCGCATATAAGTAACAGACCTCTTTTTTCTCCTGAAAGTTCCCTTGCCATCTGTTGATTAAAAACTTTTCCCTGAGGTGTCAGAAGTATCACGACCCTTTCAATACCATCAGATTTTATCTGTTCAACTGCCTCAAATACAGGCTCCGGTTTCAAGACCATTCCAGAACCACCGCCATAGGGATAATCATCAACTGTTCTGTGCCTGTCCTTAGTAAAATCCCTGAGATTATGAATCCTCACATTTAACAAGCTCTCCTCTATAGCCTTTTTAATAACGCCGAAGGAAATATAGGTTTTAATGATATCAGGGAAAAGGGTTATGACATCAATAAGCATGATTCATAAAGTAATCTCTCGATTTTCAAGTCTTTATAAGGCTTGAAAGTTGATAAAAAGGGCAGGTATAGAAGCCTGCCCTCTATTCCTTAAATCTTAAGCTATAAAGAGCAATCTTAATTGGGCTCAGGCACTGTTCTATTCAAGAATCTCAAGTACGCAGCGCTTACCAATCTTTGTTCCAGCGGCACTCAGTATTGCCCTCATGGCACGAGCAGTCTTTCCCTGCTTTCCTATCACCTTTCCGAGATCACTCTGCGCAACCCTGAGCTCAAATACAGTGGTCTTTTCCCCATCCACCTCCTTAACACTTACCTCCTCTGGTTTGTCAACCAGAGCCTTTGCCATACTCTCAACTAATCCCTTCAGCATGATGGTTCACCTCCTCAAGGAATTTGGGGCACTACAGGCCCGCTCTAGTTAAAAGTCTTTTAACAGATTCTGTTGGCTGTGCACCTTTCTGTAACCATTCTTTAACCTTTTCTTTATCAAGCCTTACCTCTGAATTCTTCAGAGGATCATAGGTTCCAAGAAGTTCAATATAGGGACCATCCCTTCGTGTTCTTGAATCAGCAACAACAATCCTGTAAAAAGGCCTCTTGTGCGCACCCATTCTCATCAATCTTATCTTTACCACAGGACACCTCCTTTCTAATTATTATATCTCATAATGGCAGTATATTTGGAAGCCTCATGCCTTTCTTGCCTTTAAAGGCCTTCATTAACTTCTTCATCTCATTGTACTGTTTTAAAAGTCTATTTACATCAGCCACGGTTGTGCCACTTCCAAGTGCAATTCTTCTCCTTCTGCTTCCATTCAGTATTGAAGGATTCCTCCTTTCCTGAGGAGTCATGGAATTTATTATGGCCTCTATCTTTACAAACTCCTTTGTATCTATATTAATTCCTTTCAGTTTATTAAAACCTGGAATCATGCTCAGGAGGCTCTCGAGCGAACCCATACTTTTTATCTTTCTTATCTGGAGTCTCAGGTCATCAAGATCAAAATCATCCTCCCTAACCTTCTTTTCAAGTCTTTCTGCTTCCTTAATATCATATGTCTTTTGAACCTTCTCTATCAGGCTCAGGACATCTCCCATGCCGAGAATCCTTGAGGCAATCCTCTCGGCATAAAAAGGCTCTATTGCGTTAAGCCTTTCACCTGTTCCTATAAACTTAATGGGTCTTCCGGTCACGGCCCTCATAGAAAGAGCTGCCCCGCCTCTTGCATCTCCATCCATTTTTGTGAGTACTATCCCTGTTATGGATAATCTTTCATTAAAGGAAGAAGCAACATTCACAGCCTCCTGGCCTGTCATGGCATCCACAACGAGTAAGATCTCGTGAGGTGAGGTCTTCTCCTTTATCTTCTTTAATTCCTCCATCAGCTCCTCATCTATATGAAGACGACCTGCGGTATCAAGTATCACTATATCACGGGCATCAGTTTTTGCTTTTATAATTGATTCTTCACAGATCTTAACTGGATCATCTGCTAGCTTTGAATAAAATACAGGGATTCCGAGCTGGGTTCCAAGGGTTATTAGCTGCTCAATTGCAGCAGGTCTTTTGATATCTGCTGCAACTAGCATGGGTCTTCTGCCCTCAGATTTATAATAATTTGCAAGCTTTGCTGAAGTTGTAGTCTTCCCTGAACCCTGAAGCCCAACCATCATGATAATCGTAGGTGGATTGGCAGCAAGCTTTATTTTAGAATCTGAAGAGCCCATAAGAGCAATCAGCTCTTCATGAACAATCTTTATTACCTGCTGTCCAGGGGTAAGACTTTCAAGGATACTGCTGCCAACAGCTCTCTGTTTTACAGAAGAGATAAAATCCTTAACGACCTTATAATTCACATCTGCCTCAAGAAGGGCAATACGAACCTCTCTCAAAGCCTGTTCAACATCCTCCTCCTTGAGGATACCTCTCCCCCTGAGTTTTTTAAATATATGCTCAAGCTTTTCTGTTAATGCCTCAAACATCTTATATTATAATAACCTCTTTATTTCATTATCTATCCTATTTGCAAAGTCAGGAAAATAACCAGGAAATCTCTTCACCAGTATCCCGTCCCTGTTAACTATAAATATAGAAGGGATTGTATAAACCCCGAATTTTCTGCTTAAAGTAATACCATCAACCGCCACAGGATAAGGGATCTTATATTCATCTATAAAATCCTTTATCCTTTTAATATAATCTCCACCCTCATCAATCGATACTGAAATGAGCTCAAAACCTTTATCCCTGTTACTTTTATATATCTCTATCAGATCAGGAACAGCTTCTCTGCAGGCCTCACACCAGGTTGCCCAGAATTCAATAATTAAAACTTTACCTTTAAGATCGTGAAGCCTTATGAGTTCTCCATTGATATTTTTAAAGGATAGATCCGGAAGGGCCTTACCTTCCTGAATAACTGCTCTTTTGCAGGAAAGGAATACAAAGAATATAAGAAGAAGTAAAAAACCCTTCCATCTCATCAATCTCAACCTGACTCCCGACCTCTTAGCTCAATCTCTTCCAAAACTTTTCTGAATTCTTCAGGAAGAAAGAAGGGAATCTATCTTTGATTTTAAATGCGCCTTTGGAACAGCTCCAACAATCTGGTCAACCTTCTGACCGTTCTTAAAGAACATAATTGTTGGAATACCCATTATCTTGTATCTGCTGGCAACATCTGGATTTTCATCCGTATTGAGCTTAACAACCTTAACCTTTCCAGCGTACTCCTTTGCAAGCTCCTCCACAGTAGGTGCTATCATCCTGCATGGACCGCACCAAACTGCCCAGAAATCTACCATCACAAG
The nucleotide sequence above comes from Thermodesulfovibrionales bacterium. Encoded proteins:
- the trxA gene encoding thioredoxin, coding for MEGFMAEGVVEATTETWEKEVLNEPGLVMVDFWAVWCGPCRMIAPTVEELAKEYAGKVKVVKLNTDENPDVASRYKIMGIPTIMFFKNGQKVDQIVGAVPKAHLKSKIDSLLSS
- a CDS encoding KH domain-containing protein, with the protein product MLKGLVESMAKALVDKPEEVSVKEVDGEKTTVFELRVAQSDLGKVIGKQGKTARAMRAILSAAGTKIGKRCVLEILE
- the ffh gene encoding signal recognition particle protein yields the protein MFEALTEKLEHIFKKLRGRGILKEEDVEQALREVRIALLEADVNYKVVKDFISSVKQRAVGSSILESLTPGQQVIKIVHEELIALMGSSDSKIKLAANPPTIIMMVGLQGSGKTTTSAKLANYYKSEGRRPMLVAADIKRPAAIEQLITLGTQLGIPVFYSKLADDPVKICEESIIKAKTDARDIVILDTAGRLHIDEELMEELKKIKEKTSPHEILLVVDAMTGQEAVNVASSFNERLSITGIVLTKMDGDARGGAALSMRAVTGRPIKFIGTGERLNAIEPFYAERIASRILGMGDVLSLIEKVQKTYDIKEAERLEKKVREDDFDLDDLRLQIRKIKSMGSLESLLSMIPGFNKLKGINIDTKEFVKIEAIINSMTPQERRNPSILNGSRRRRIALGSGTTVADVNRLLKQYNEMKKLMKAFKGKKGMRLPNILPL
- the trmD gene encoding tRNA (guanosine(37)-N1)-methyltransferase TrmD; the protein is MLIDVITLFPDIIKTYISFGVIKKAIEESLLNVRIHNLRDFTKDRHRTVDDYPYGGGSGMVLKPEPVFEAVEQIKSDGIERVVILLTPQGKVFNQQMARELSGEKRGLLLICGRYEAVDERVRSVVDEEISIGDYVLTGGELPALVIIDAVSRLLPGVLGNYSSTLEESFEWGILDYPHYTRPPEFRGMKVPEILLSGDHEAIRKWRRKEALRRTLERRPDLLEKAVLSEEDLILIKEIKEEL
- a CDS encoding TlpA family protein disulfide reductase, which codes for MRWKGFLLLLIFFVFLSCKRAVIQEGKALPDLSFKNINGELIRLHDLKGKVLIIEFWATWCEACREAVPDLIEIYKSNRDKGFELISVSIDEGGDYIKRIKDFIDEYKIPYPVAVDGITLSRKFGVYTIPSIFIVNRDGILVKRFPGYFPDFANRIDNEIKRLL
- the rpsP gene encoding 30S ribosomal protein S16, which gives rise to MVKIRLMRMGAHKRPFYRIVVADSRTRRDGPYIELLGTYDPLKNSEVRLDKEKVKEWLQKGAQPTESVKRLLTRAGL